AGCACCTGTAGGTCCCCTCGTGGTCTGAGGTCACAGGACTCAGGGTGAAGTTGACCTGATAAGGTATGGCTGGGTCCTGCAGATGAAGGACCTGGGGAGGAGCAAGGGACCCCTCCTTGGACAGGTGGAAGGTATCAAACCAGATCTCAGAGCGACACTGCAGGGTCACGTTCTCTCCCCAGGACACTGAAGGCCCCGGCTGGGCTGAGAGGGACGGTTTCTCATATATTCCTGAGGAGAGGAAGGTTGCAACATGGAGAGAGCCACTCCCTCCCTACACGCCCTTGATCCTGGACCTGGGGAACACTGTCCTCTTTCCAGAGACTCTGTGTGGGACCCCCTCTCAGCACCTCTTGTCTGAGTGGTGTCCTTTATCTCCATGGCCCTCACTGTGCCTTTCTCAGTCCCTGTCTCTAGACCACATCCCCACCTCAGCCTgtgctcctgcccctctccctggaccCCATCACCCAGGGGCAACCCTGGTCCCGGGCCCTGAGCAGACAGTCAGGACACGGGGCAGGGGCTCCCCACCTGTGATCAGGATGTCCAGAGGGGCGCTGGGTGCCGACCATGTGGAGGAGAGATTGTGTCCGCCGTAGCATCTGTACCGGCCCCCGTGGGTGCCGCTCACAGGGCCCAGGGGGAAACTGGGGCTGGGTTGCCCATCCAGACGCTGGGGAGCTCTGAGCTCCTCGTCCTTGGTCAGAGCAAATCTGCCAAAGCCAGTCTCTGAGCGACACTGGAGGGTCAGGCTGTCTCCAGACTGCACCAGGGAGCCCGGCTGGGCCGAGAGGGAGGGCTCCCTGTAGACACCTGGTCAGAAAGGGACAGTGGGACTGGGGACACACACCGCACATTGGCCCAGGGCCTGCAGTGAGGCTCTCATGGGTCCCTCCCAAGGCCCCCCACCTGTGGGTCTGGCCCCAGGAGGACCGTGTCGCCCACCCCCATCAACCCCAGGGCTCCACTGGGCATATGGCTTAGGTCAGTCATCTGGGCCCAGGAggtaggtggggagggggaaggggcccCCTCACCTGTGACCTGAAGGTGCAGAGGGTCACTGGGCTGTGACCACGAATGTGGGTATGACTGGGGAGAAGCGTAGCATCTGTAGGTCCCCGCGTGGGAGGTGTTCACAGGGCCCACAAGGAAGAGTGCATGGTACGTCTCAGCATGGGACGTGAATTCCAGTTGTTGGGGCGCATCAGCTCCCCCCTCTTTCAGCAGACGGAATGACTGCCATGCCTCCTGTGAGCTACAGGAGAGGGACACGGTGCCTCCCAAGGCCACCACAGGGCCTGGGTTGGCTGAGAGGGAGGGTGCACCATACGCTcctgagggagaaggggggagctGTGTTACAGGGGCCATCACTCCAGGTACCCCATGTACTGTGGACCGTGAGCGAGGGGTCCCCCTGAGGCCACACTCCATTCCCTTCTGCCTGGAGGAGGGACTCGGGGAGGGGCCGGCTTCTGCCCTTACCTGTCACCACCAGAGGCAGGAAGTCACTCCTCTGTGACCAGCTGTTCCTGCTGTGATACGCACACTGGTATCGCCCTGCAGTGTGTGAACTCATGGATGCAAAGGGGAAACCGGCCTTGTTGCTGGAATCCGGTGAGGTCTCCCAGAAGGGCTCAGAGACCCTCTCTTTATACAGATAGTAGCCGTCAGCCCGCAGAGACGCCTGACACCAGATGGTCACAGGCCTCCCCTGAGTGACTATGTGGCCAGGATCAGCCCAGATGGAGGGTTTGGGGAGGGTCCCTGGAAGGGAATCCCATGGAGAGTTACAAGGGTGCCCTTCTCCCCTCAGTTTTCCACCTGTCACCCCAAGCCCCCTCCCACACTGGTCACCATCAGCCCTGACCCTCTGTGCCCTCCAGCTGCCCAGGGGGTTGTTGGGCGGAAGCAGGAGGTCTGGGGAGGACTCACCCGCGACTGCCTGGTCCCACAGGCCCCGACACAGCCCTGGAAGAGAGTTCCTGTGAGTGCGTCCCCCACCCACACATAGCTGCTCCAGGCCTGGTCTGGGCCCCTGGGCACTGGGTCACATCTAGGGCTGAGCGCACTCCCCCGCCCCAGAAATTCTGCCCCCACTGATCCTCCCCAGTCCTGAGGTCTCCCAGGGACCACgacctggggcagggggaagacGACGCCATCCCTCCTCTTTTCCAGAACGCTCACCGAGGCAGAGAAGGGCAGTGAGGGTCGGGGTCCTGGCGCTGCCTGCCATGGTCCCCAGCGGTGCAGACAGCTTATAACGTCCTCAGAGTGTGCTGGACGGACAGATGCATGGGGTGTGGTACGGCCCAGGCCCCGTGTTCCTGGTCACGGGTCCCGGATGGATGGCTTCACAGAAGGGGAACAGCTCCTCCAGGGCCTCGCTCTGCTGTCCCTGAAGGGTGTCCCGAGAGCAGCAGGTCCTGGGACCGTTCAAACCAGACGTGAGTCTCCCCAAACCCCActgtctctgcctcctccccaccaagCCCAAGTCCAGAGAACAGCGCTGGTCCCCGCGCATGAGGCGGGGGGAGgtagggcagggcctgggagccAGCCCAATTTCAGTTCTacttctgcccctgcctctcccagacGCTGTGTGACCTGCGCTGAGACACTTCCCTTTCCTGAACTTCTGTAAATgcaaattttcttccttccttccacaatgCTGGCAACCAACCCGTGTATAGTGAGCAGTGACCACATCCAGTCATGGCGCCAGGCACGCTGGGGATTCACTGGTGAGGCGACAGACTCGTGCCTTCCCTGGACGCGTGGGGCTGTGATTAGTGACAACAGACTATATAAATATCCAGGCGGGAAACAATTCTATTATAGTCTTATAAGGCTGTTCCAAgttggaagaaaatagaaaacggAATCATGAGTATCGTAACATGTAGACATCATACAGTCTGGGTCCTTGTTCGGAGGGGTCCTTCTGGGGGCTGGAGTGACGGAAGGCACAAGCCAGGGGTAGCGCAGAGACGGGAGTGGGGGCATCCTCGACCAGAAAGATTCGAGCTGTTGGCAGAACTGAGAGCAATCAGGAGGCCAGGGCCTTGTCACACAGGATTTCGAGCATCCTGCGAGCGTTCGGGTTTCTACTTTAAAGCAATGGGAAGATTTTAACCAGCAGACAGTCGGAGAAATTTCTGTCTGGGAAAGACTAACACTGTAGGAAATACTGACAGTTAGTAGTCAGACCCCAGCATTCATCTGGTCCCCGGGTGGTGTGTTGGTCAGTATTTAAGCTGTGTACGTGGTTTTCTCACTTTAGCTTTATACAAATCTATCACATGAAACACCTGTGCAGTTGAGCAGAACGAGCCAGGATGGCAGGTTGGTGAGGAGTCGGCCAGGTTCAGGTTGGCTGAGGGGGCAGCCCAAGAGAAGGCATGGAATTGGTAGCTGTTTGTGTTGCTCGGAAGGCGTTTGGGTTGGAGGTGAGTAGTGTTTGCTGGGGCTGGTGTGCTTAGTCCTGGTCTGATGGTCACAGCCTTGAAGATGAGATGGTGCAACTTAGATCTTTCTgaaggagagagtgggagggTTTTGAGCCTCCCACGGGATCAGACCAGCCTGGTGATTAGAAGGGTCCTCTGGAGGTGTGTGAGGCAtgaactgggggaggaggggcctggttggaggagcaggggggaggctgACGGGCTGGCACACACAGGCTTCTTGAGTTCTTGCGATGGGTTGGACGTCGTTAAGGTCTCAGGGGCCCGGTGGTGTGTATCCGGTGAGTGGACGTGAGCGCCAGAGCACAAGGAGCACAGGCTGTTCCACCATCGTCTGGTGCCTGGACGATGACCCCGGGAGAGGCAGGCATTGGGAGGTGCTTTGAAGACAGATCATCATTTCTCAGAAGGAAGCAtggcccttcctcctgccctgggaTTGCGGATTTTCTTTGCCCCCCACACCTCCCTTCACTGACTTCCCCGTTTCTGTAAGTCAGCGCCATCTTTCTCCTCATCACTCCTTCCAAACCTCCGATTCATTTCTGCCTCCTCAGGGCCCCGTTGTCCCCTGGGCAGAGCTCTCGGTCCCATACCGGGAATTCCTTCTCCAGACACGGAGAGCACGGGCTGGAGCAGCTCAGAGACTGAATTGCAGTTAGAGCTGAAACACTGTCCTTCTGTAGCAGGTACTTcccctttctgagtctcctgttCCTCACAGTGAGGCCATAGTGGACTCTCCCTCAGCATTGCTGTGGTGCCCGAGACTCGGAGGGGCCACCTGGGGTGGTTTCGTATGCGGCCTGTAGGCATCGAGATGACTGCAGTGTCAGAAATCGTATCACGGGGCCAACTGAAGGCCACGGCCAACATCCGCTCCAAGCACGTGGAAGTGCTGGATAAAGGTTTGTAGGATACACGGCCACAGTTAAATCGGAGTAACTGAAGTGCCAGAAAAGCAGAGTGAATCCGTAGACATAAGCAGAGACCAACGCCGCGTGGGCTGGGTCATGGGTCCCAGGGACGGGCCCCAGGCTCTGGTTTGCTGCGTGTGTATGGAGACAGGTGACAAAGCCCCAGAGGAGACACAGGGTTCCCGGTGTGAGGTTGGGAGCTCTGAGCCTGCTGCCTGTCTGAATGGGGACTGCACTAGCTCCACTCCCTGATCTGAGTCACACCCAGAATTCAGCTCCTTTCTCCAGGTGTGAGCGAAAAATACTCCGTGCAATATGGGCTGGTATCAGCGTGGTGCGGAGCTCAGTTTGGACTACTTCGTGCATTGCCGCAACCCTGTGTTTGGAGCACCTATAAATCGTGTGTCTGAAGCAACTGCAAGCGAGTCACTTGGTTAGGACTCACAACGCAGGCAAATGGGGGTGATGACTTCCGTGGAGGGTTAGGTCAGTGGCCAAATGACCGAGTGCACGCAATCAGCTATGCCGTGAAAAGTAGAGTACAGACCCGGTCACTGGGGGACTCCCAGCAAAGGCGAGGGAGATAAATTGAAAATCgggaagagattttaaaataagcatgctTTAAATCCTCAAACAGCTAGACGAAGATGTTCATGATACAAGAAGAGTTTAGTGCAAAAAAGGGTGCTGAGGCAATTTCATAGGTAAAAACTCATTAACTGAATAAAAGGATTCAAAAGATCTATTCCATAACAGACACTAGATATCTGATCAGAAAATTGGGGAATTGGAAAACGAAACTCAGGAAGTATCCCAGAATGCAGCTGAAcatcaagaaatagaaaccaaaaagataaaatctgACACGTGGAGAATAGAATAACTAGGTCCCAAGAcacatttttccttcattttagtGGGGGaaatgcagggcgcctgggtgactcagtcggttaagcgtctgccttcagctcgggtcatgatgtcagagttctgggatcaagccccacagcaggctccctgctcagcggggagtccgcttctccctcttcctctgcccccgccccttgctcatgctcatgttcactctctctctctcaaataaaaaaaaaaaaaaagttttagtggAGGAAATGAGAGAATGATGAGGTGGCAGTAATCAGGTATTGTTAAGAGTTTTTTGGAAGTGAAACCAGAGAAATGGTCAGCGTGGGCTGTGAAAGCTGAACTATCACTGGGAGCTACATCCTCGAAAGCAGGTCAAAATGTCAGTGAaacacctgggggctcagtcggcaAAGTGGcagccttcagctcg
This genomic window from Ursus arctos isolate Adak ecotype North America unplaced genomic scaffold, UrsArc2.0 scaffold_19, whole genome shotgun sequence contains:
- the LOC113247389 gene encoding leukocyte immunoglobulin-like receptor subfamily B member 3 isoform X2, with protein sequence MAGSARTPTLTALLCLGLCRGLWDQAVAGTLPKPSIWADPGHIVTQGRPVTIWCQASLRADGYYLYKERVSEPFWETSPDSSNKAGFPFASMSSHTAGRYQCAYHSRNSWSQRSDFLPLVVTGAYGAPSLSANPGPVVALGGTVSLSCSSQEAWQSFRLLKEGGADAPQQLEFTSHAETYHALFLVGPVNTSHAGTYRCYASPQSYPHSWSQPSDPLHLQVTGVYREPSLSAQPGSLVQSGDSLTLQCRSETGFGRFALTKDEELRAPQRLDGQPSPSFPLGPVSGTHGGRYRCYGGHNLSSTWSAPSAPLDILITGIYEKPSLSAQPGPSVSWGENVTLQCRSEIWFDTFHLSKEGSLAPPQVLHLQDPAIPYQVNFTLSPVTSDHEGTYRCYGSHSGSPYLLSHPSDPLKLLVSGPHWYLYVLIGAVVAFVLLLCLLVLLLVRHRRRSKGRKRAAAVAVPEDRGPPRSSGPAAAAEEETLYAVVKDTQPEDRQLASQAAVFEDQDVTYAQLSCFTLTRETSAPPSSQSGEPPEEPNVYASLAIH
- the LOC113247389 gene encoding leukocyte immunoglobulin-like receptor subfamily B member 3 isoform X1; amino-acid sequence: MAGSARTPTLTALLCLGLCRGLWDQAVAGTLPKPSIWADPGHIVTQGRPVTIWCQASLRADGYYLYKERVSEPFWETSPDSSNKAGFPFASMSSHTAGRYQCAYHSRNSWSQRSDFLPLVVTGAYGAPSLSANPGPVVALGGTVSLSCSSQEAWQSFRLLKEGGADAPQQLEFTSHAETYHALFLVGPVNTSHAGTYRCYASPQSYPHSWSQPSDPLHLQVTGVYREPSLSAQPGSLVQSGDSLTLQCRSETGFGRFALTKDEELRAPQRLDGQPSPSFPLGPVSGTHGGRYRCYGGHNLSSTWSAPSAPLDILITGIYEKPSLSAQPGPSVSWGENVTLQCRSEIWFDTFHLSKEGSLAPPQVLHLQDPAIPYQVNFTLSPVTSDHEGTYRCYGSHSGSPYLLSHPSDPLKLLVSGGSEDAPLLWQKGPHWYLYVLIGAVVAFVLLLCLLVLLLVRHRRRSKGRKRAAAVAVPEDRGPPRSSGPAAAAEEETLYAVVKDTQPEDRQLASQAAVFEDQDVTYAQLSCFTLTRETSAPPSSQSGEPPEEPNVYASLAIH
- the LOC113247389 gene encoding leukocyte immunoglobulin-like receptor subfamily A member 6 isoform X3, which translates into the protein MAGSARTPTLTALLCLGLCRGLWDQAVAGTLPKPSIWADPGHIVTQGRPVTIWCQASLRADGYYLYKERVSEPFWETSPDSSNKAGFPFASMSSHTAGRYQCAYHSRNSWSQRSDFLPLVVTGAYGAPSLSANPGPVVALGGTVSLSCSSQEAWQSFRLLKEGGADAPQQLEFTSHAETYHALFLVGPVNTSHAGTYRCYASPQSYPHSWSQPSDPLHLQVTGVYREPSLSAQPGSLVQSGDSLTLQCRSETGFGRFALTKDEELRAPQRLDGQPSPSFPLGPVSGTHGGRYRCYGGHNLSSTWSAPSAPLDILITGIYEKPSLSAQPGPSVSWGENVTLQCRSEIWFDTFHLSKEGSLAPPQVLHLQDPAIPYQVNFTLSPVTSDHEGTYRCYGSHSGSPYLLSHPSDPLKLLVSVLGAPPPETPTPGWVTSGGLIPGRTKITLSGMACSGVTTGPRGF